In a single window of the Halopiger xanaduensis SH-6 genome:
- a CDS encoding BCCT family transporter has protein sequence MSDAEKGPVDTFFEEIDPIVFAFGALLTVGVIGAFFANESLVTETIGTVYDWVVTYLNWALLVIVFLIVLFLLFLIVGPWGKIKMGDSDPEYSFLSYFAMLYSAGFAAGVVFWGPTEALFYYDNPSPLFGVEGGTSEAVPIAIQQTLFHWALPQLAVFTIMGLAIGYFAYNYEDVPLRVSSALTPIIGAENLDGPVAKVVDILAVFATIGGVATSLGFIGSQFIAGLNYQWGINLGNAGILLVVTTMTLLFTISMVLGVDRGIRRLSNFNMILFVTLMLATFILGPTLFLLLLGSQALGGMIADFTSMSLYTGAGSDGGTGWMNTWTVFYWAWALSWSPFAGLFIARISKGRTVREVAFTGIGATSAATIPWFTFVGGTALRYHHTGTADFSTVIANNTPEVSGFILFEAFPFGTVFMIAFMILVTTFFITSADSSTLAVSMMTTGGKAHPSNINRIFWGVVLGMTAAILMIIGGEGGTSALQNAVIITGAPFAFVCFAAMLSLIKDFGSSYGRVLLQDETVLIGSSRTSDAESPPTGPGGPVESDDD, from the coding sequence ATGAGCGACGCCGAGAAGGGGCCGGTCGATACGTTCTTCGAGGAGATCGATCCGATCGTCTTCGCGTTCGGTGCGCTGCTTACCGTCGGCGTGATCGGGGCGTTCTTCGCCAACGAGAGTCTGGTGACCGAGACGATCGGGACCGTCTACGACTGGGTGGTCACGTATCTGAACTGGGCGCTATTGGTGATCGTCTTCCTGATCGTCCTCTTCCTGTTATTCTTGATCGTCGGTCCGTGGGGAAAGATCAAGATGGGGGACTCGGATCCGGAGTACAGCTTCTTGTCGTACTTCGCGATGCTGTACTCCGCGGGATTCGCGGCGGGCGTTGTCTTCTGGGGACCCACCGAGGCGCTGTTCTACTACGATAACCCGTCGCCGCTGTTCGGCGTCGAGGGCGGGACGAGCGAAGCGGTTCCGATCGCGATCCAGCAAACGCTGTTCCACTGGGCGCTTCCCCAGCTAGCCGTATTCACGATTATGGGACTCGCGATCGGCTACTTCGCGTACAATTACGAGGACGTCCCGCTCCGCGTCTCCTCGGCGTTGACGCCGATAATTGGCGCTGAGAACCTTGACGGTCCGGTCGCGAAAGTCGTCGACATCCTCGCCGTCTTCGCGACGATCGGCGGCGTGGCGACGTCGCTCGGCTTCATCGGCAGCCAGTTCATCGCCGGCCTCAATTATCAGTGGGGTATCAATCTCGGGAACGCCGGGATACTCCTCGTAGTGACGACGATGACGCTCCTGTTTACGATCTCGATGGTGCTCGGGGTCGATAGAGGGATCCGTCGGTTGTCGAACTTCAATATGATCCTGTTCGTCACGCTCATGCTCGCGACGTTCATTCTGGGGCCGACGCTGTTCTTGCTCCTGCTCGGCTCGCAGGCGCTGGGAGGCATGATCGCCGACTTCACGTCCATGAGCCTCTACACCGGTGCTGGTTCCGACGGCGGCACGGGCTGGATGAACACCTGGACGGTCTTCTACTGGGCGTGGGCGCTCTCGTGGTCTCCGTTCGCTGGCTTGTTCATCGCCCGCATCTCGAAGGGTCGGACCGTCCGAGAGGTCGCGTTCACGGGGATCGGCGCGACGTCGGCGGCGACTATCCCGTGGTTCACGTTCGTCGGCGGGACTGCCCTCCGGTACCACCACACCGGAACGGCCGACTTCAGCACTGTGATCGCCAATAACACGCCGGAAGTGTCGGGCTTCATCCTCTTCGAAGCGTTCCCGTTCGGAACCGTGTTCATGATCGCGTTCATGATTCTCGTGACGACGTTCTTCATCACGTCGGCCGACTCCTCGACGCTGGCCGTCTCGATGATGACGACGGGCGGCAAGGCGCACCCGTCGAATATCAATCGGATCTTCTGGGGTGTGGTCCTCGGCATGACCGCGGCGATCCTCATGATCATCGGCGGTGAGGGCGGGACGAGCGCGCTCCAGAACGCGGTTATCATTACCGGTGCACCGTTCGCCTTCGTCTGCTTCGCCGCGATGCTCTCGCTCATCAAGGACTTCGGCTCGTCGTACGGCCGCGTGCTCCTACAGGACGAGACCGTCCTCATCGGCTCGAGCAGAACGAGCGACGCCGAATCGCCGCCGACCGGACCCGGCGGTCCCGTCGAATCGGACGACGACTGA
- a CDS encoding amidohydrolase has protein sequence MAYKVRNRLRELRRAFHRHPEPGWREFKTTARVVEELERLAVDKIAVGREAMATDARMAVPDEDELEPWLERAREAGVSEDILERMAGGYTGIVAVVDRGDGPTVGLRVDLDAISMAESTADDHRPVAEGFRSEHDGYMHACGHDAHIAMALGTIEAIQESDFSGTLKVFFQPAEEISGGGKAMAEGGYLDDVDYLLALHVGLDHPTGEIVAGVEKPLAMAHLTATFEGASAHAGKAPNEGGNAMQAAATAIQNAYGIPRHSDGMTRVNVGYIEGGTASNVIAEEITMEAEVRGETTGLMEYMRTELERVCYAAAEMHDCDVTLRVTSESPRADSHPALRDLIERTARGVAGVERVVPTTEFGVSEDVTYLMNRVQDSGGLASYLLVGTDHPTNHHTPTFDIDEQSLEIGVDVLTETAVELSQRPV, from the coding sequence ATGGCATACAAGGTCCGAAACAGGTTGCGCGAATTACGACGCGCGTTTCACCGTCATCCCGAACCGGGGTGGCGGGAGTTCAAAACGACGGCTCGCGTCGTCGAGGAGCTCGAGCGGCTCGCGGTCGACAAAATCGCCGTCGGCCGGGAGGCGATGGCGACCGACGCGCGGATGGCCGTCCCCGACGAGGACGAACTCGAGCCGTGGCTCGAGCGGGCTCGCGAGGCCGGCGTCAGCGAGGATATTCTCGAACGGATGGCCGGCGGCTACACGGGAATCGTCGCGGTCGTCGACCGGGGCGACGGACCGACCGTGGGGCTGCGAGTCGATCTCGACGCGATCTCGATGGCGGAGTCGACGGCCGACGATCATCGGCCGGTCGCGGAGGGCTTTCGCTCGGAACACGACGGCTACATGCACGCCTGCGGCCACGACGCCCACATCGCGATGGCGCTCGGGACGATCGAGGCGATTCAGGAGAGCGACTTTTCGGGGACGCTGAAGGTGTTCTTCCAGCCCGCCGAGGAGATTTCCGGCGGCGGGAAGGCCATGGCCGAGGGCGGCTACCTCGACGACGTCGATTACCTGCTCGCGTTGCACGTCGGCCTCGATCACCCGACGGGTGAGATCGTCGCCGGCGTCGAGAAGCCGCTGGCGATGGCTCACTTGACGGCGACGTTCGAGGGCGCCAGCGCACACGCCGGAAAAGCGCCGAACGAGGGAGGGAACGCGATGCAAGCCGCCGCGACGGCGATCCAGAACGCCTACGGGATTCCCCGCCACAGCGACGGGATGACCCGCGTCAACGTCGGCTACATCGAAGGCGGCACCGCGAGCAACGTCATCGCGGAGGAAATCACGATGGAGGCGGAAGTCCGCGGCGAGACGACCGGCCTCATGGAGTACATGCGGACGGAACTCGAGCGCGTCTGCTACGCCGCGGCGGAGATGCACGACTGCGACGTCACGCTGCGAGTTACCAGCGAGTCGCCCCGGGCGGACAGCCACCCGGCGCTGCGCGATCTCATCGAACGAACGGCTCGGGGCGTCGCCGGCGTCGAGCGCGTCGTGCCGACGACGGAGTTCGGCGTCAGCGAGGACGTTACCTACCTGATGAACCGCGTCCAGGACAGCGGCGGTCTCGCCTCGTATCTCCTCGTCGGAACGGACCATCCGACGAACCACCACACGCCGACGTTCGACATCGACGAGCAGAGTCTCGAGATCGGCGTCGACGTCCTCACCGAAACTGCGGTCGAGCTCTCCCAGCGGCCAGTCTGA
- a CDS encoding Rid family detoxifying hydrolase, producing MADTDPIETDGAPSNDNPYSQGVRAGDTLYVSGYGPVDPDTGESVDGDIEVQTKRILENIAAVVDEAGGDGLADVVKVTVYLTDLEDYERVNEAYGEQFGDKPPARVCVEVSRLPEDVRVEMDATAYLG from the coding sequence ATGGCAGACACCGACCCGATCGAAACCGACGGCGCACCGAGCAACGACAACCCCTACTCGCAGGGCGTCCGCGCCGGCGACACCCTGTACGTCTCCGGCTACGGCCCCGTCGATCCTGACACTGGCGAATCCGTCGACGGCGACATTGAGGTCCAGACCAAGCGCATCCTCGAGAACATCGCCGCGGTGGTCGACGAAGCCGGCGGCGACGGCCTCGCGGACGTCGTCAAAGTCACGGTCTACCTGACCGACCTCGAGGACTACGAACGGGTGAACGAGGCCTACGGGGAACAGTTCGGGGACAAACCGCCGGCCCGCGTCTGCGTCGAGGTCTCGCGACTACCTGAGGACGTCCGCGTGGAGATGGACGCGACGGCGTACCTGGGCTAG
- a CDS encoding aspartate aminotransferase family protein: MTAGPPIDELHFDEAPNVDSVPGPKTRSLLEKQEEIDSSAVAYPNDIPIAFEEGKGATVRDADGNTYIDLFAGIGVLNVGHANPYVLEAVHEQADKFVHTVDFPTEARLELIEKLDEIAPDGLQGNNRVVFGGPTGSDAIEASIKLAKYNTGGDGLIAFRGAYHGATTGAMSVTSNKKFKGHYTPLLSDVVHAPYPHPFRQDKTPQEAVDHALEEVQAIVEDPYGGLANLAGIIVEPIQGEGGIVTPPEGFLQGLRDIADDNDVVLVFDEIQSGLGRTGEWWASDWAGVAPDAMTSAKALGGVGFPLSATMYREELDTWGSGDHAGTYRGHVVGMRAGTRAIEYIQEHDLLAHARELGEYIQGRLREAADGTERLADIRGKGLFIGAEFVDADGRPDGDVVDAIQQYCFERGVLVWTAGRHGNVLRFLPPLVLTYDLAETALDVVVEAIEHEIAEAKRAA, encoded by the coding sequence ATGACGGCAGGACCGCCGATCGACGAACTCCACTTCGACGAGGCACCGAACGTCGACTCCGTTCCTGGGCCGAAGACCCGGTCGCTGCTCGAGAAACAGGAGGAGATCGACAGCAGCGCAGTCGCGTACCCGAACGACATCCCGATCGCGTTCGAGGAGGGAAAGGGGGCGACGGTGCGCGACGCCGACGGCAACACGTACATCGACCTTTTCGCGGGGATCGGCGTCCTCAACGTCGGCCACGCGAACCCCTACGTGTTAGAGGCCGTTCACGAGCAGGCCGACAAGTTCGTCCACACCGTCGACTTCCCGACCGAAGCGCGACTCGAGTTGATCGAGAAGTTGGACGAGATCGCGCCGGACGGACTGCAGGGCAACAACCGCGTCGTCTTCGGCGGCCCGACGGGCAGTGACGCGATCGAAGCCTCGATCAAGCTGGCCAAGTACAACACCGGCGGTGACGGCCTCATCGCCTTTCGCGGCGCCTACCACGGCGCGACGACCGGCGCGATGAGCGTCACGTCGAACAAGAAGTTCAAGGGCCACTACACGCCCCTGCTCTCGGACGTCGTCCACGCGCCGTATCCGCATCCTTTCCGCCAGGACAAGACGCCCCAAGAGGCGGTCGATCACGCCTTAGAGGAGGTCCAGGCGATCGTCGAGGATCCCTACGGCGGGCTGGCGAATCTGGCGGGGATCATCGTCGAGCCCATCCAGGGCGAGGGCGGGATCGTCACGCCGCCAGAGGGATTCCTGCAAGGGTTGCGCGATATCGCGGACGACAACGACGTCGTGCTCGTTTTCGACGAAATCCAGAGCGGCCTCGGCCGGACCGGCGAGTGGTGGGCCAGCGACTGGGCGGGCGTCGCGCCCGACGCGATGACCTCCGCGAAGGCGCTCGGCGGCGTCGGCTTCCCGCTCTCGGCGACGATGTACAGGGAGGAACTCGACACGTGGGGGTCGGGCGACCACGCCGGGACCTACCGCGGCCACGTCGTCGGCATGCGCGCCGGGACCCGTGCAATCGAGTACATACAGGAGCACGACCTGCTCGCCCACGCCCGCGAACTCGGCGAGTACATTCAGGGTCGACTCCGCGAGGCCGCCGACGGCACGGAACGGCTGGCCGACATCCGCGGCAAGGGACTGTTCATCGGGGCCGAGTTCGTCGACGCGGACGGCCGGCCGGACGGCGACGTCGTCGACGCGATCCAGCAGTACTGCTTCGAGCGCGGCGTCCTCGTCTGGACGGCCGGCCGCCACGGAAACGTGCTCCGATTCCTTCCGCCCCTCGTGCTCACCTACGATCTGGCGGAGACGGCGCTGGACGTCGTCGTCGAGGCGATCGAACACGAGATCGCGGAGGCAAAGCGAGCCGCCTGA
- a CDS encoding aldehyde ferredoxin oxidoreductase family protein — protein sequence MLHSRGPLLTIDVGAETTDETDIESVHREYIGGRGVATRLAHERIPFDVGPFAPDNRLFFTTGPMQASRMSFTGRMNCTGVSPLTDGLLSSNAGGFMSRNFAATGYGAVEIAGASDELVVVHVRDDGVRFESVPDLEDATVPETVAYLEDERGITADQTAVIGPAGEREVRFASIMTSEERAFGRGGLGAVLGSKNVKAITFDGDSAPDIEIPATQNEIHSEAATDDNIMKRQGTVAVMDLANEIEGLPSYYFSERQFEGVEGINGAAVEEKKYKKGTCSACAFACKLPTKDDERGVETEGPEFEVAMAFGSNSGVDDIVDVMKSNELCDRYGLDAISAGNTVAAYLAAEDEFGNDDLIHELVERIAFRDGVGDTLAEGIDRAHEELGVDNWTVKGMDFAAHEGRVLHGQGLSYAVANRGADHMYSVFYSVEYPLVPDEQALDPTGTVGKADRLVQRENLMALNDSGVVCKFSRDYMNPDRYESLFSADFEELLAVGDRVVTLERHFNNQRGFDASDDDLPYEIPDFERALEEYYDARGWEDGVVPDDAVPAGVSV from the coding sequence ATGCTACACAGTCGCGGGCCCTTACTGACGATCGACGTGGGGGCGGAGACGACGGACGAAACGGATATCGAATCGGTCCACCGGGAGTACATCGGCGGCCGCGGCGTCGCGACGCGGCTCGCCCACGAACGGATTCCGTTCGACGTCGGGCCGTTCGCCCCGGACAACCGACTGTTCTTCACCACCGGCCCGATGCAGGCCTCGAGAATGAGCTTCACGGGGCGGATGAACTGCACCGGCGTCTCGCCGCTGACCGACGGGCTCCTCTCGAGCAACGCCGGCGGCTTCATGTCCCGAAACTTCGCCGCCACCGGCTACGGCGCCGTCGAGATCGCGGGTGCGAGCGACGAGCTGGTCGTCGTCCACGTCCGCGACGACGGCGTCAGGTTCGAGTCCGTCCCGGACCTCGAGGACGCGACCGTTCCCGAGACGGTTGCGTATCTCGAGGACGAACGCGGGATCACGGCGGATCAGACCGCCGTCATCGGGCCGGCCGGCGAACGCGAAGTTCGGTTCGCGTCGATTATGACCTCCGAGGAGCGGGCGTTCGGCCGCGGCGGACTGGGCGCGGTGCTCGGTTCGAAGAACGTCAAGGCGATCACCTTCGACGGCGATTCCGCCCCCGACATCGAGATTCCCGCGACGCAAAACGAGATCCACAGCGAAGCGGCGACCGACGATAACATCATGAAGCGCCAGGGGACCGTCGCGGTGATGGACCTGGCGAACGAGATCGAGGGCCTGCCGTCGTACTACTTCTCCGAGCGGCAGTTCGAGGGTGTCGAGGGGATCAACGGCGCGGCCGTCGAGGAGAAGAAGTACAAGAAAGGTACCTGCTCCGCCTGCGCCTTCGCCTGTAAGCTTCCGACCAAAGACGACGAACGCGGCGTCGAAACCGAAGGGCCGGAGTTCGAGGTCGCGATGGCCTTCGGCTCCAACTCCGGCGTCGACGACATCGTCGACGTGATGAAGTCGAACGAACTCTGCGATCGGTACGGTCTCGACGCGATCTCCGCCGGGAACACCGTCGCGGCGTACCTCGCCGCCGAGGACGAGTTCGGCAACGACGACCTGATCCACGAGCTCGTCGAACGGATCGCGTTCCGGGACGGCGTCGGCGACACCCTCGCGGAGGGGATCGACCGCGCCCACGAGGAACTCGGCGTCGACAACTGGACGGTCAAGGGGATGGACTTCGCCGCCCACGAGGGGCGCGTCCTTCACGGTCAGGGCCTCTCTTACGCGGTCGCCAACCGCGGCGCCGACCACATGTACTCGGTCTTCTACTCGGTCGAATACCCGCTCGTCCCCGACGAGCAGGCCCTCGACCCGACCGGCACCGTCGGCAAGGCCGACCGACTCGTCCAACGGGAGAACCTGATGGCGCTCAACGACTCCGGCGTCGTCTGCAAGTTCTCGCGGGACTACATGAATCCCGACCGGTACGAGAGCCTGTTCAGCGCCGACTTCGAGGAGTTGCTCGCGGTCGGCGATCGGGTCGTCACGCTCGAGCGTCACTTCAACAACCAGCGCGGGTTCGACGCGTCGGACGACGACCTGCCCTACGAAATCCCCGATTTCGAGCGGGCGCTCGAGGAGTACTACGACGCTCGCGGCTGGGAGGACGGCGTCGTTCCCGACGACGCAGTTCCTGCGGGCGTCTCCGTGTAA
- a CDS encoding winged helix-turn-helix domain-containing protein produces the protein MSQFDRTVGSDTKSGQGTDRDTGPEGEESTEPGAIAQTESQLLPADVFATLGNETRVDILRSLLKLDADESPVSFTDLFDAVDIEDSANFNYHLQQLTDHFIARTDDGYEFRYPGRKVVSSIFSGTFTERAKLGFFPVDGSCYDCDGSLQGWYVDDTLTIGCTDCGAIQVSYPFPTGGLDDRSTEELLQAFHHYVRHHYCLAADGVCPECTGTVETDLVRDPDADDQNVAVEHVCQRCGYQLQSTVGLTLLDNADVLVFHSERGVDLNTAPFWRFDWCVSDTRTTIVEEDPLRVQLTLPCEGDELQVLLDETGSVLETAVVEHLPQ, from the coding sequence ATGAGTCAGTTCGACCGGACGGTCGGCTCCGACACGAAATCGGGGCAGGGGACCGATCGGGATACCGGACCGGAGGGGGAGGAAAGCACAGAACCGGGTGCCATCGCACAGACCGAGTCGCAATTGCTCCCGGCGGACGTGTTCGCGACGCTCGGCAACGAAACGCGCGTCGACATCCTTCGGTCGCTGCTCAAGCTCGATGCCGACGAGTCCCCGGTGAGCTTCACGGACCTCTTCGACGCGGTCGATATCGAGGACAGCGCGAACTTCAACTATCACCTCCAGCAGCTCACCGATCACTTCATCGCACGGACCGACGACGGCTACGAGTTCCGTTACCCCGGCCGGAAGGTCGTCAGTTCGATCTTCAGCGGAACCTTCACCGAACGCGCGAAACTCGGCTTCTTCCCGGTTGATGGCTCGTGTTACGACTGCGACGGCTCGCTGCAGGGCTGGTACGTCGATGACACGCTCACGATCGGCTGTACCGACTGCGGCGCGATTCAGGTGAGTTATCCGTTCCCCACCGGCGGGCTGGACGACCGCTCGACCGAGGAACTCCTGCAGGCGTTTCACCACTACGTGCGCCACCACTACTGTCTCGCCGCCGACGGCGTCTGTCCGGAGTGTACGGGCACCGTCGAAACCGATCTCGTCCGGGACCCCGACGCCGACGATCAGAACGTCGCCGTCGAACACGTCTGCCAGCGGTGCGGGTATCAACTGCAGTCGACGGTCGGCCTCACGCTGTTGGACAACGCCGACGTCCTCGTCTTCCACTCCGAGCGCGGCGTCGACCTGAACACGGCACCGTTCTGGCGCTTCGACTGGTGCGTCAGCGATACCCGAACGACGATCGTCGAGGAGGACCCGCTCCGCGTACAGCTCACGCTTCCCTGCGAGGGCGACGAACTTCAGGTGCTACTCGACGAAACCGGATCGGTCCTCGAGACGGCGGTCGTCGAACACCTGCCGCAGTAG
- a CDS encoding sodium:calcium antiporter has translation MIPLALLPDTPSVNIATIVVATVFIWFGSGWLEESADHLSTYYGLPAVVQGSIVVAIGSSFPELASVVFTALGGTFNMGVGAIVGSALFNILVIPAVSGIATDDELETNRTLVFKEAQFYMIAVSALVVTFALAVIYVPVPDGSELTGRLTRPFALIPILLYGLYVFIQWQDVSDYDAENEPLEVSIGTAWGKLVVGLLVILVSVEQLVGGVESLGHTFGIPEFLAGVTIIAAATSLPDTLVSVRSAKAGKGVTSLGNVLGSNTFDLLVAIPLGVMIAGSVPVDFAVAVPMFGVLTLATVLLFTFLRTDLVITRGESYALLLAYGLFVLWVIAETAGITQLLKGT, from the coding sequence ATGATCCCGCTCGCTCTCCTTCCGGATACGCCGAGCGTCAACATCGCAACCATCGTCGTCGCAACCGTCTTCATCTGGTTCGGCAGCGGCTGGCTCGAGGAATCCGCGGATCACCTCTCGACGTACTACGGACTTCCCGCCGTCGTTCAGGGGTCGATCGTCGTGGCCATCGGGTCCAGCTTTCCGGAACTGGCCAGCGTCGTCTTCACGGCGCTCGGCGGCACGTTCAACATGGGCGTCGGCGCGATCGTCGGCTCGGCGCTCTTCAATATCCTCGTTATTCCCGCAGTATCGGGCATCGCCACCGACGACGAACTCGAGACGAACCGGACGCTCGTCTTCAAAGAGGCGCAGTTCTACATGATCGCCGTCTCCGCGCTCGTCGTGACGTTCGCGCTCGCGGTGATCTACGTTCCGGTGCCCGACGGGTCGGAACTCACCGGACGGCTCACGCGACCGTTCGCGCTGATTCCGATCCTCCTCTACGGCCTGTACGTCTTCATTCAGTGGCAGGACGTGAGCGATTACGACGCCGAGAACGAGCCGCTCGAGGTTTCGATCGGAACGGCGTGGGGGAAGCTAGTGGTCGGGTTACTCGTGATACTCGTGTCCGTCGAACAGTTGGTCGGCGGCGTCGAATCGCTCGGCCACACGTTCGGGATCCCCGAGTTCTTGGCGGGCGTCACGATCATCGCGGCGGCGACCAGCCTCCCGGATACGCTCGTCAGCGTCCGCTCCGCGAAAGCGGGGAAAGGCGTGACGAGCCTCGGAAACGTGCTCGGGTCGAACACCTTCGACCTCCTCGTCGCAATTCCGCTCGGGGTGATGATCGCCGGGAGCGTCCCCGTCGACTTCGCGGTCGCCGTTCCCATGTTCGGCGTCCTGACGCTCGCGACCGTGCTGCTGTTTACGTTTCTCCGGACGGACCTCGTGATCACGCGCGGCGAATCCTACGCGCTGTTGCTCGCGTACGGGTTGTTCGTTCTCTGGGTGATCGCGGAAACCGCCGGTATAACGCAGCTACTCAAAGGGACGTGA
- the sod gene encoding superoxide dismutase — MSDYELPPLPYDYDALEPHISEQVLTWHHDTHHQGYVNGWNSAEETLAENREEGDFAGSAGAIRNVTHNGSGHILHDLFWQSMSPEGGDEPEGDLADRIEEDFGSYEAWKGEFEAAASNAGGWALLVYDSFSNQLRNVVVDKHDQGALWGSHPILALDVWEHSYYHDYGPARGDFVDAFFEVVDWEEPSARYEQAVELFE; from the coding sequence ATGAGCGACTACGAACTGCCGCCGCTGCCGTACGACTACGACGCACTCGAACCGCACATCAGCGAACAGGTCCTGACCTGGCATCACGACACCCACCACCAGGGCTACGTCAACGGCTGGAACAGCGCCGAGGAAACCCTCGCCGAGAACCGCGAGGAGGGCGACTTCGCCGGATCGGCGGGTGCGATCCGAAACGTCACGCACAACGGCTCGGGACACATCCTCCACGACCTCTTCTGGCAGTCCATGAGCCCCGAGGGCGGCGACGAGCCCGAGGGCGATCTCGCGGACCGCATCGAGGAGGACTTCGGCTCCTACGAGGCCTGGAAGGGCGAGTTCGAGGCCGCCGCCTCGAACGCGGGCGGCTGGGCGCTGCTCGTCTACGACTCCTTCAGCAACCAGCTGCGCAACGTCGTCGTCGACAAGCACGACCAGGGCGCGCTCTGGGGCAGCCACCCGATCCTCGCGCTGGACGTCTGGGAACACTCCTACTACCACGACTACGGCCCGGCCCGCGGCGACTTCGTCGACGCCTTCTTCGAGGTCGTCGACTGGGAAGAGCCGTCGGCGCGATACGAGCAGGCCGTCGAACTGTTCGAGTAA
- a CDS encoding pirin family protein translates to MASNETTTDRDGPLSGGLVRHGAGVTANRAFPTNDYPANLDPFVLFERFYIDPEKGFPMHPHKGFEIVTYMLEGGMDHEDTLDVSYTARAGEAMRITTGSGIRHSEFAADGAACNGLQLWVNLPDAKKDAEPDYADATADQLPTEDREGATVTTVVGDGSPLDLHTEMEYLDVRVTDEWTWSLPDDWTGFLYSVAGEGTVDGDAFEEGDVLPVEAGRSEDIVLEAEEPFRVVAVSGRPHGDPIRQRGPFVL, encoded by the coding sequence ATGGCATCGAACGAAACGACGACCGACCGAGACGGGCCGCTCTCGGGCGGGTTGGTTCGACACGGGGCCGGCGTCACCGCGAACCGCGCGTTCCCCACGAACGACTACCCCGCGAATCTCGACCCGTTCGTCCTCTTCGAGCGGTTCTACATCGACCCGGAGAAGGGCTTCCCGATGCACCCCCACAAGGGGTTCGAGATCGTCACCTACATGCTCGAGGGCGGGATGGACCACGAGGACACGCTCGACGTGAGCTACACGGCTCGAGCGGGAGAGGCGATGCGGATCACGACCGGAAGCGGGATCCGCCACTCGGAGTTCGCCGCCGACGGGGCAGCCTGCAACGGACTCCAACTCTGGGTGAACCTCCCGGACGCGAAGAAAGACGCCGAACCGGACTACGCCGACGCGACGGCCGACCAACTGCCGACCGAGGACCGGGAGGGTGCGACCGTGACGACGGTCGTCGGCGACGGCTCGCCGCTCGACCTCCACACCGAGATGGAGTACCTCGACGTCCGCGTCACCGACGAGTGGACGTGGTCGCTGCCGGACGACTGGACCGGCTTCCTCTACAGCGTTGCAGGAGAGGGAACCGTCGACGGGGACGCCTTCGAGGAGGGAGACGTCCTCCCGGTCGAGGCGGGGCGGAGCGAGGACATCGTTCTCGAGGCTGAGGAGCCGTTCCGCGTCGTCGCCGTTTCCGGACGCCCCCACGGCGATCCGATCCGCCAGCGGGGGCCGTTCGTTCTCTAA
- a CDS encoding NAD(P)/FAD-dependent oxidoreductase, with protein sequence MADVAIIGGGPAGLSAALYAAKNDLETILFDTDESWMHKAHLFNYPAVRSISGDEFLEISRGQARDRGATLHEDEEVTNVEEDGDGFAITTESDQYAAEYVILATGGNRDLAEGLGCAFTDEDVVDVNLDMETSVENVYATGAMGRAEKWQAVIAAGDGAAAVLDILSKEKGEYYHDFDMPSDVPEL encoded by the coding sequence ATGGCAGACGTAGCAATCATCGGAGGCGGCCCTGCCGGCCTCAGCGCCGCACTGTACGCCGCGAAGAACGACCTCGAGACGATCCTCTTCGACACGGACGAGTCGTGGATGCACAAGGCGCACCTGTTCAACTACCCCGCCGTCCGGAGCATCAGCGGCGACGAGTTCCTCGAAATCTCGCGCGGCCAGGCCCGCGACCGCGGGGCGACGCTCCACGAAGACGAGGAAGTGACGAACGTCGAGGAAGACGGCGACGGGTTCGCGATCACGACGGAATCGGATCAGTACGCCGCCGAGTACGTCATTCTGGCGACCGGCGGGAACCGAGACCTCGCGGAGGGATTGGGCTGTGCGTTCACCGACGAGGACGTCGTCGACGTGAACCTGGACATGGAGACGTCGGTCGAGAACGTCTACGCGACGGGTGCGATGGGCCGCGCCGAGAAGTGGCAGGCGGTCATCGCAGCGGGAGACGGCGCCGCGGCGGTGCTCGATATTCTCTCGAAGGAGAAAGGCGAGTACTACCACGACTTCGACATGCCGTCGGACGTTCCCGAACTCTGA